Proteins from a single region of Chryseobacterium sp. T16E-39:
- a CDS encoding retropepsin-like aspartic protease: MKKISSLFFIFFLTITSAQGKRFFESGDVELTKPVEKINLNYTNDLPLVKVSINGKSYDFLFDSGAPTVISSTIYKELNLQKEHKSKVKDSQKNKQEQIFTTLPEMTVDQVVFKNIGAIVMDLNGSELGCFKIDGILGANQMAKLFWRVNYLENSLETTKDLSNFKIDEYETVIPFDPQTQKTPVIETKILDKNIKLTFDTGFTGRLKILENDYDSRKVTKVVETYGTSSVGAFGAGKPVSGFIFKIPELSIGNKMFANEMIMTGNSRLIGNDFFKDFKFVMDWQNKKIYMKKILNNPPKLESFGFGYRFIDAKPVVAFVFKEGGTPLEIGDSILSINDVDLDHLDKESACHYMMNRVEKDYKTIGIKIKRAEKVMDLRLDKKEFLE; encoded by the coding sequence ATGAAGAAGATTTCAAGCTTGTTTTTCATTTTTTTCTTAACGATCACTTCAGCTCAGGGAAAGCGGTTCTTCGAAAGTGGGGATGTTGAATTAACCAAGCCAGTAGAAAAAATCAATTTAAACTACACCAACGATTTACCTCTTGTAAAAGTAAGTATCAATGGGAAATCATATGATTTTTTATTTGATTCCGGGGCCCCTACCGTTATTTCCAGTACAATTTATAAGGAACTTAATCTTCAGAAGGAGCATAAAAGTAAAGTAAAAGATTCTCAAAAAAATAAGCAGGAGCAGATCTTCACTACATTGCCGGAGATGACTGTCGATCAGGTTGTTTTTAAAAATATTGGAGCCATAGTAATGGATCTAAATGGTTCTGAACTGGGATGTTTTAAAATTGATGGTATTCTTGGTGCTAATCAGATGGCTAAGCTATTTTGGAGAGTAAACTATCTGGAAAACTCACTGGAAACAACGAAAGACCTGTCCAATTTTAAAATTGATGAATATGAAACGGTTATTCCGTTTGATCCGCAAACTCAAAAAACACCGGTCATAGAAACTAAAATTTTAGATAAAAACATAAAGCTTACTTTTGATACAGGATTTACGGGAAGATTGAAAATCTTAGAGAATGATTATGACTCCAGGAAAGTAACGAAAGTGGTTGAAACATATGGAACGAGTTCTGTCGGTGCTTTTGGTGCGGGGAAACCGGTTTCAGGATTTATTTTTAAGATTCCCGAACTCTCTATAGGAAATAAAATGTTTGCCAACGAAATGATCATGACCGGAAACTCAAGGCTGATTGGAAACGATTTTTTCAAAGACTTTAAATTCGTCATGGACTGGCAGAATAAAAAGATCTACATGAAGAAAATTTTGAATAATCCACCTAAACTGGAGTCTTTTGGTTTTGGATATCGCTTTATTGATGCAAAGCCGGTTGTTGCATTTGTATTTAAAGAAGGAGGAACTCCTTTAGAAATTGGAGATTCTATTTTGAGTATTAATGATGTGGATTTGGATCATCTGGATAAAGAATCTGCTTGCCATTATATGATGAATAGAGTAGAAAAAGACTATAAAACAATCGGAATTAAAATAAAAAGGGCTGAAAAGGTAATGGATTTAAGACTTGATAAGAAAGAGTTTTTGGAATAA
- a CDS encoding peptidylprolyl isomerase: MNVDKETYEGLKDGLYANLQTSKGNLIVKFEDKKSPVTVANFVGLAEGKIDNKSKAKGVPFYDGTIFHRVIKDFMIQGGDPQGTGMGDPGYKFEDERNDLHHTGKGVLSMANSGPNTNGSQFFITEVATPWLDGRHTIFGKVIKGDDVIDAIANVEKGAQDKPKTDVVLEKVNIFSKGDEYKNYDAAKTFTEGKAKIQENNKAYLAKEEAEKKKKEEEFKANQEKLVDNLKAGMQKTESGLYYKITKTTDGKAPKSGDNVSVHYAGKLIDGTKFDSSFDRNEPIEIPIGMGRVIKGWDEGILLLKEGETATLLIPPAMGYGERGAGGVIPPNAWLIFDVELVKVK, encoded by the coding sequence ATGAACGTAGACAAAGAAACTTACGAAGGTCTTAAAGACGGACTTTATGCTAATCTTCAAACTTCTAAGGGTAACCTTATTGTAAAATTTGAAGATAAAAAATCGCCTGTTACTGTAGCTAACTTTGTTGGTCTTGCAGAAGGGAAAATTGATAACAAATCTAAAGCTAAGGGAGTTCCTTTTTATGACGGAACTATTTTCCATAGAGTAATCAAAGATTTTATGATTCAGGGGGGAGATCCTCAGGGAACAGGAATGGGAGATCCAGGATATAAATTCGAAGATGAAAGAAATGACCTTCACCACACAGGGAAAGGTGTTCTATCAATGGCTAACTCAGGACCTAATACCAACGGTTCTCAGTTTTTCATTACCGAAGTAGCGACTCCGTGGTTAGATGGAAGACACACCATCTTTGGAAAGGTAATAAAAGGGGATGATGTGATTGATGCTATTGCTAATGTTGAAAAAGGAGCACAGGATAAACCTAAAACAGATGTTGTTTTAGAAAAAGTAAACATTTTCAGCAAAGGTGATGAATACAAGAACTATGATGCTGCTAAAACTTTCACTGAAGGAAAAGCTAAAATCCAGGAAAATAACAAAGCATATTTAGCAAAAGAAGAAGCTGAGAAAAAGAAAAAAGAAGAGGAATTTAAAGCAAACCAGGAAAAGTTAGTAGATAATTTAAAAGCTGGAATGCAGAAAACTGAATCTGGTTTATATTATAAGATTACAAAAACTACTGATGGAAAAGCTCCAAAATCCGGAGATAATGTATCAGTGCATTATGCAGGGAAGTTAATTGACGGAACTAAGTTTGATTCTTCATTCGACAGAAATGAGCCGATTGAGATTCCAATTGGAATGGGAAGAGTGATCAAAGGATGGGATGAAGGTATCTTATTGTTAAAAGAAGGTGAAACGGCTACTTTATTGATCCCGCCAGCAATGGGTTATGGAGAAAGAGGAGCAGGAGGAGTAATTCCGCCAAATGCCTGGTTAATCTTTGATGTTGAGCTTGTAAAAGTGAAATAA
- a CDS encoding FKBP-type peptidyl-prolyl cis-trans isomerase: MKKILFISILGLLSCNRNTQTHPPLGGVLSQKDLDVSKARMKNLNASERMHIQEWVNGQSVKFYTTQLNYWVNTKDFDTREKRPDNSLISYSYDLYDFDQTKIYDQPFERRDAKFGHFDELKAVENALRFIRDGEEITILVPSSLAYGTYGDEKKIDNDIPLIIKLKAL, translated from the coding sequence ATGAAAAAAATACTCTTCATATCAATATTGGGGCTGTTGAGCTGTAACAGGAATACACAGACACATCCGCCTTTGGGTGGGGTTTTGAGCCAAAAAGATCTGGATGTTTCTAAAGCAAGGATGAAAAATCTTAATGCTTCAGAAAGAATGCATATTCAGGAGTGGGTCAATGGGCAGTCTGTGAAATTTTATACTACTCAGCTTAACTATTGGGTCAATACAAAAGATTTTGATACAAGAGAAAAGAGACCGGATAATTCTCTGATTTCTTATTCTTACGATCTTTATGACTTTGATCAGACGAAGATCTATGATCAGCCTTTTGAAAGAAGAGATGCCAAATTCGGGCACTTTGATGAATTAAAAGCGGTAGAAAATGCTTTGCGTTTTATACGTGATGGTGAGGAAATTACGATTTTGGTTCCATCTTCTCTTGCCTACGGGACTTATGGAGACGAAAAGAAAATAGATAACGACATTCCATTAATTATAAAATTAAAAGCGCTATAA